The Synergistaceae bacterium genome includes a region encoding these proteins:
- the uppS gene encoding di-trans,poly-cis-decaprenylcistransferase: MPEENGKGKNENFPRHVAIIMDGNGRWARKRGLPRLLGHRKGAKTLEQTVRDADAIGVQYLSVYAFSTENWSRSNIEVSGLMRIIEWYLRREVGELKAKHGRLRIAGRRDRLPASLARALEEAEETTRNETGIQVILCLDYGGRQEIIDACKKLATDGVKPNKITEELLSEYMYLPDVPEPDLIIRTSGELRLSNFWLWTGTYSELYFTDTLWPDFNKDVLNAALESYAQRHRRKGGV, translated from the coding sequence AACGGCAGATGGGCGCGAAAACGTGGCCTGCCTCGCCTCCTAGGACATCGGAAAGGCGCCAAGACTCTGGAGCAAACCGTTAGAGACGCCGACGCCATAGGCGTTCAATATCTCTCCGTTTACGCCTTTTCCACGGAAAACTGGAGTAGATCAAACATTGAGGTCTCTGGCCTGATGCGGATCATCGAATGGTATCTCAGGAGGGAAGTAGGAGAGCTGAAGGCGAAACACGGCCGCCTGCGCATCGCCGGACGCAGGGATCGATTACCCGCCTCCCTCGCCAGAGCTTTAGAAGAAGCCGAGGAGACCACCCGAAACGAGACAGGAATACAGGTCATTCTCTGCCTCGATTACGGCGGACGGCAGGAGATTATAGACGCCTGCAAAAAACTGGCGACAGATGGCGTCAAGCCCAACAAAATCACGGAAGAACTCCTGAGCGAGTATATGTACCTCCCCGACGTGCCGGAGCCGGACCTGATCATTCGCACCAGTGGGGAATTACGCCTCAGTAATTTCTGGCTTTGGACGGGGACCTATAGCGAACTTTATTTTACCGACACGCTATGGCCCGACTTCAACAAAGACGTTCTGAACGCCGCGCTGGAGTCTTACGCCCAAAGGCATCGCCGCAAGGGCGGAGTGTAG